A region of the Coxiella-like endosymbiont genome:
TGCATTCGACGCCTTAGCTTTAAACGAGGAGTTTGAGCGAATTAAAGCGCGAGAAGAAAAACCAGTGAAACATCAAGCCGTTCCCGTAATCTCGCGTTCGACTCGAATGATTAGTCGCAAGACGATTCGTTGGATCACTTTTCTTGCTTTGGCTATTTTGATTATATTGGTCGGTGTTTGGTGGCAGGGGAAGAAACACTTTATGGTTCAAATTCAATCGGTTATGGCACCGAGCCAAGAATTACCATTGAAAGAAACGACGAAGGAATCAACTCTACCTGCAACACTAACAACGAAAAATAAGATTATTTTTTCAGGAACGGATCATTGACAGAAACCATCAAAGCGATTCGGGGAATGAGAGATGTCCTCCCCGATGAGACACCTTATTGGTCTTTCCTTGAGGAAATATTTCGAACCATTATCACTTCTTACGGCTATCGGGAAATCCGCTTTCCTGTGGTAGAGAAAACTGCTTTATTTAAACGCACGATCGGCGAAGCTACAGATATTGTGGAAAAAGAAATGTATACCTTTTTAGATCGCAATGGAGAAAGCCTCACGTTGCGCCCCGAAGGAACGACTAGTTGCGTTCGAGCAGGTATTCAGAATAGTCTTTTTTACAATCAAATCCAACGATTATGGTATATAGGCCCCATGTTTCGTTATGAGCGGCCTCAAAAAGGACG
Encoded here:
- a CDS encoding helix-turn-helix domain-containing protein gives rise to the protein MTESVIEDMEVHTELSNSVIKTPGILLREARQAKNLKYEDVAKQMHLSVQWVKNLEKDNYSQAPALIYVRGYLRAYARCVGLIPEEVIAAFDALALNEEFERIKAREEKPVKHQAVPVISRSTRMISRKTIRWITFLALAILIILVGVWWQGKKHFMVQIQSVMAPSQELPLKETTKESTLPATLTTKNKIIFSGTDH